DNA sequence from the Micromonas commoda chromosome 7, complete sequence genome:
AGGACCCGCGTCAGGCGCGCTccatcgacgagggcgatCCCTACGTCGGCCCGCGCAACCGCGCCAAGGAACCTAAGGCCGAGTCGCTCGCCGAGCCACGCAAGATCAAGCGCCTgacgcggggcgagcgcgagaagATGGGCGAAACGTACGAGTGGACGGCGTGGGTGAGCACGTGCGGCGTCGTGTCCATCGCCATCACCGCCACCTACCTCCGTCTGCTGCGCGAGGTGTCCGACACCGGGGCTTTTCCCTGgtcggagctcgtcgcgcagctggcgctcatcgcgggtGCGGCGGTGGGCATGGAGTTTTACGCTCGTTACGCGCACAAGTACCTGTGGCACGATTCGCTGTGGTCCATGCCGATGAAGTCGCGCAAGGAGTGGAACAGGCCGATCTGGCTGCTGCACGAGTCGCACCACCTACCGAGGGAAGGTGCGTTCGAGGCGAACGATATCTTCGCCATCGCCAACGGCGTCCCGGCCTTCGCGCTCTGCGCCTATGGGTTTTTGACCCCCGGCTTATTCGGCGGGTTATGCTTtggcgccgggctcggcATCACCCTCTTTGGCATTGCGTACATGTACGTGCACGACGGCTTGGTGCACAAGCGGTTCCCCACCGGCCCGCTGGGTAAGCTCCCGTTCCTCCGcaagatcgccgcgggtcacACCATCCACCACACCGAGGCTTTCGACGGCGTGCCGTGGGGCTTGTTCCTCGGCATa
Encoded proteins:
- a CDS encoding predicted protein, whose product is PKAESLAEPRKIKRLTRGEREKMGETYEWTAWVSTCGVVSIAITATYLRLLREVSDTGAFPWSELVAQLALIAGAAVGMEFYARYAHKYLWHDSLPIWLLHESHHLPREGAFEANDIFAIANGVPAFALCAYGFLTPGLFGGLCFGAGLGITLFGIAYMYVHDGLVHKRFPTGPLGKLPFLRKIAAGHTIHHTEAFDGVPWGLFLGIQELEQVPGGLAELEAVMEAADRKSA